From one Gracilibacillus salinarum genomic stretch:
- a CDS encoding YybS family protein: MKQQPLKKDFYINIISFLLLLLITILIPPIQIFTVFCLPIPIILLMKAYGLKRTSVVMAILLVTSMFVAPVLSFPLTALALISGGMIGWSINHGQHPYETWAKGTAGFVLGLVLIYAYIELILQVSIMSSFENTMDQSLQMTEELFQGLGAGEQNFDLIREQMTNMLQLLPVFLVAVSMALAIITQWISYKVINKVYKQPLSFPPFRLFRLPKIILWIYFLTLIVSLFVAGDYSTLPSVAVWNVYHLAGLIIALQGLSFIFYYTHAKKQSKALPIISILVLVFFPSIGLYLLRILGIIDLGFDLRNRMAK; the protein is encoded by the coding sequence ATGAAGCAACAACCACTAAAAAAAGATTTTTATATAAATATTATCAGCTTTTTGCTGTTACTGTTGATCACGATCCTGATCCCGCCAATTCAAATCTTCACGGTATTCTGCTTGCCAATTCCGATCATTTTACTCATGAAAGCATACGGTTTGAAAAGAACAAGTGTGGTAATGGCGATATTACTTGTGACCTCCATGTTCGTAGCTCCGGTATTATCTTTTCCATTAACTGCTTTAGCATTGATCAGTGGTGGTATGATAGGCTGGTCCATTAACCACGGACAACATCCTTATGAGACATGGGCGAAAGGGACAGCCGGTTTTGTATTAGGTTTGGTTCTGATTTACGCCTATATAGAATTGATTTTACAAGTTTCGATTATGTCGAGCTTCGAAAACACGATGGATCAATCATTGCAAATGACGGAAGAATTATTCCAAGGTCTAGGTGCTGGAGAGCAGAACTTTGATTTAATTCGTGAACAGATGACAAACATGCTACAGTTGTTACCGGTATTTCTGGTAGCTGTATCGATGGCGCTTGCCATTATAACACAGTGGATATCCTACAAAGTAATCAACAAGGTGTATAAGCAACCACTTTCTTTTCCACCTTTTCGTCTTTTTCGTTTGCCGAAGATTATCTTATGGATCTATTTTCTAACGTTAATTGTGTCCTTATTCGTTGCGGGTGATTATTCGACTTTACCATCAGTAGCAGTATGGAATGTGTACCACTTAGCAGGGCTTATTATCGCACTGCAAGGTTTGTCGTTTATTTTTTATTACACGCATGCGAAGAAGCAATCAAAAGCATTACCAATTATCAGTATATTGGTTCTCGTGTTTTTTCCATCAATAGGTCTTTATTTGCTCAGAATCTTAGGTATAATTGATTTAGGATTTGATTTACGAAACAGAATGGCAAAGTAA
- a CDS encoding HAD family hydrolase — translation MIKTIIFDLDDTLLWDKKSVKTAFEETCKEAEEKYDVDSEKLEEAVREEARTLYQGYETYSFTQLIGINPFEGLWGNFLDDHTYFQKMADIVPNYRKEAWTNGLKQLGIEDEAFGAYLAEQFPLHRKKNPFVYEETFEVLTKLQGDYQLIMLTNGSPDLQNTKLMITPELKPYFDHIVISGDFGKGKPDPTIFEHVLETAGVSAEQALMVGDNLMTDILGANRTGIKSVWINRDNKTKNDVQPTYEIKHLTELYSLLT, via the coding sequence ATGATTAAGACAATAATTTTTGACCTCGATGATACACTTTTGTGGGATAAAAAGAGTGTCAAAACAGCATTCGAGGAAACGTGTAAAGAAGCAGAGGAAAAATACGATGTAGACTCGGAAAAACTAGAAGAAGCCGTGCGTGAAGAAGCACGTACCTTATACCAAGGTTATGAGACGTATTCTTTTACACAACTGATTGGGATTAACCCATTCGAAGGACTATGGGGCAACTTCCTGGATGATCATACATATTTTCAAAAAATGGCTGACATTGTGCCAAATTACCGAAAAGAAGCTTGGACAAATGGATTAAAACAGCTTGGAATTGAGGATGAAGCGTTTGGCGCTTATCTTGCAGAACAGTTCCCATTACACCGGAAGAAGAACCCGTTTGTTTATGAAGAAACCTTTGAAGTACTGACAAAGTTACAGGGGGATTACCAGCTAATTATGCTTACCAATGGTTCACCTGATTTACAGAACACCAAGTTAATGATCACACCGGAGCTAAAGCCTTACTTTGATCATATTGTTATTTCTGGTGATTTCGGAAAAGGCAAGCCAGATCCAACTATTTTCGAGCATGTTCTGGAAACTGCTGGTGTATCTGCTGAACAAGCATTGATGGTTGGCGATAATTTAATGACCGATATTCTAGGTGCGAACCGTACTGGTATTAAAAGTGTATGGATCAACCGCGACAACAAAACAAAAAATGACGTACAGCCAACGTATGAAATTAAGCATTTAACAGAGCTTTATTCGCTGTTGACATAA